One region of Streptomyces sp. CG4 genomic DNA includes:
- a CDS encoding alpha/beta fold hydrolase has product MGTTAKPQLLLVHGIGGSRDAEEERRDWKRALAEGARSAGYQNHISALTADWLADSHFADYSDLFRRRGAQGAAANGDELDDDAALVTLALVVEYIDTMDGAGPPSTELTRIRAQACLYLESEPRDRRAQGLLSPARQAAAVCAALARVPGVQLGLQRASAARCLSILSQPGRYLRRKERTTDENGTVTTLDERIRHRITRALDPSRPAVVIGHSLGSVVALEALASYAGQVELFVTVGAPIAMNAFIWPRLSPHPPAVPSGVKRWLDAWDGDDPVVPLRRLCDVILPNEHGVLPEPLALSSRAFWTHSALSYLRRPEIAGPVMQTLTRLGQSAS; this is encoded by the coding sequence GTGGGGACGACGGCGAAGCCACAGCTGTTGTTGGTACACGGGATCGGGGGATCACGCGACGCCGAGGAAGAGCGCCGCGACTGGAAGCGGGCCTTGGCCGAGGGTGCCCGCTCGGCGGGATACCAGAACCACATTTCAGCGTTGACGGCGGACTGGCTCGCGGACAGCCATTTCGCGGACTACAGCGATCTCTTCAGGCGTCGGGGTGCTCAGGGCGCCGCGGCGAACGGGGACGAACTCGACGACGACGCCGCACTGGTGACGCTCGCCCTGGTCGTCGAGTACATCGACACGATGGACGGAGCCGGTCCACCGTCGACGGAGCTGACACGCATTCGTGCGCAGGCCTGCCTCTATCTGGAGTCGGAACCCCGGGACAGGCGTGCTCAGGGACTTCTGTCCCCGGCGCGGCAGGCGGCCGCGGTGTGTGCCGCGTTGGCTCGCGTACCGGGGGTCCAACTGGGGCTGCAACGGGCCAGCGCGGCGCGGTGTCTGTCCATCCTGTCCCAGCCGGGCCGCTATCTGCGACGCAAAGAGCGGACAACCGACGAGAACGGGACCGTCACGACGCTGGACGAGCGGATCCGTCACCGGATCACGCGTGCCCTCGACCCTTCCCGGCCGGCGGTCGTCATCGGCCACTCGCTCGGCTCCGTCGTGGCTTTAGAAGCGCTGGCTTCCTATGCCGGGCAGGTGGAACTGTTCGTCACCGTCGGGGCGCCGATCGCCATGAACGCCTTCATATGGCCGCGCCTTAGCCCGCATCCGCCGGCCGTACCTTCCGGAGTGAAACGCTGGCTCGACGCCTGGGACGGGGATGACCCCGTGGTGCCACTGCGGCGCCTGTGCGACGTCATCCTGCCCAATGAGCACGGGGTGCTTCCCGAGCCCCTGGCGTTGTCGTCGCGAGCCTTCTGGACGCATTCGGCCCTGTCCTACCTTCGGCGACCTGAAATAGCGGGTCCGGTCATGCAGACGCTGACGCGCCTTGGGCAATCCGCCTCATGA
- a CDS encoding M14 family zinc carboxypeptidase: MSLLPELRYPSVPELVASAQALAAQGPGLCSLRQVGVSRAGRPLHLLSVGHARRAVLVVAGAHANEPTGGSTLRVLAERVLAERELRADTSWHFLLCADPDGASLHVTPAPRSLLDYHLGFYRPPGAEQPEWSPSVLPPDRLPPETRALTGLIDELRPYLQVTLHGTDLGGSWVQLTRDVPGLAEPFAKSAAQLHIPVETGASDAAGWPASGPGVHVMPGPETGAAYPSMPDDARHSTWYHAHRYGGLTAVVEVPMWASDLVDDPAPHPAPAAAMRRLAQRLLRDALEVEGVFTDALPRLDGVDGPLLRAARWALELIPGLAEDWTHTAPAATTMAYVGSVDAFGRRLPLRAAAMLLRVLRETDDRAAPHLEQLVATWCEAFAARFRARWVPLEHQVEHQSRTVLVAAQQARERMV; the protein is encoded by the coding sequence GTGAGTCTTCTGCCGGAGCTGCGCTACCCCAGCGTTCCCGAACTGGTCGCCTCCGCACAGGCGTTGGCCGCTCAGGGACCAGGGCTGTGTTCGCTCAGGCAGGTAGGCGTCTCGCGCGCGGGCAGACCCTTGCACCTGCTGTCGGTGGGGCACGCCCGGCGGGCGGTGCTGGTGGTGGCCGGTGCCCACGCCAACGAGCCGACCGGGGGCTCCACCCTGCGGGTGCTCGCCGAACGCGTGCTGGCCGAACGGGAGTTGCGGGCGGACACGTCCTGGCACTTCCTGCTGTGCGCGGATCCGGACGGCGCGAGCCTGCATGTGACGCCGGCGCCGCGCAGTCTGCTCGACTACCACCTCGGCTTCTACCGGCCGCCGGGCGCGGAGCAGCCGGAGTGGTCGCCGTCCGTGCTGCCGCCGGACCGGCTGCCGCCCGAGACCCGGGCGCTGACCGGGCTCATCGACGAGCTGCGGCCCTACCTCCAGGTGACCTTGCACGGCACCGATCTGGGCGGCAGCTGGGTGCAGTTGACCAGGGACGTGCCGGGGCTGGCCGAACCGTTCGCCAAGTCCGCGGCGCAACTGCACATCCCGGTGGAGACGGGCGCCTCGGACGCGGCCGGCTGGCCGGCCTCCGGCCCCGGGGTGCATGTCATGCCCGGCCCGGAGACGGGCGCCGCCTACCCGAGCATGCCGGACGACGCACGGCACAGCACCTGGTACCACGCGCATCGCTACGGCGGTCTGACGGCCGTGGTGGAGGTGCCGATGTGGGCCAGCGACCTGGTGGACGACCCGGCGCCGCACCCGGCACCGGCGGCGGCGATGCGGCGCCTGGCGCAGCGGCTGCTGCGGGACGCGCTGGAGGTGGAGGGGGTGTTCACCGACGCGCTGCCCCGCCTCGACGGCGTGGACGGTCCGCTGCTGCGGGCGGCGCGCTGGGCGTTGGAGCTGATCCCGGGCCTGGCCGAGGACTGGACCCACACCGCACCCGCCGCCACGACCATGGCGTACGTCGGCAGTGTGGACGCCTTCGGCCGGCGGCTGCCGCTGCGGGCGGCAGCGATGCTGCTGCGGGTGCTGCGGGAGACGGACGACCGGGCGGCGCCGCACCTGGAGCAGCTCGTCGCCACCTGGTGCGAGGCCTTCGCGGCGCGGTTCCGGGCCCGCTGGGTGCCGTTGGAGCACCAGGTGGAGCACCAGTCCCGTACGGTGCTGGTGGCGGCGCAGCAGGCCCGGGAGCGGATGGTGTAG
- a CDS encoding subtilase-type protease inhibitor, whose translation MTYLTRVTSAAGALLACAGLFAAAPAQAAPRASFPLSDNWLYLTVVRGETPQSGDKHGTLLLCDPLPLGYARAAEACSELAAAHGDIARIPQKKEVFCQMIYAPMTVHAHGVWNGQPVDYEKTYPNKCTMEARTGAVFDTGH comes from the coding sequence ATGACGTACCTCACCCGAGTGACCTCGGCCGCCGGTGCCCTGCTGGCCTGTGCCGGCCTCTTCGCCGCGGCCCCGGCCCAGGCGGCACCCCGCGCGAGCTTCCCCCTCTCCGACAACTGGCTCTATCTCACCGTCGTCCGCGGTGAGACCCCCCAGTCCGGCGACAAGCACGGCACGCTGCTGCTGTGCGACCCGCTGCCCCTGGGATACGCACGCGCGGCGGAGGCCTGTTCCGAACTCGCGGCAGCGCACGGCGACATCGCACGCATCCCGCAGAAGAAGGAAGTCTTCTGTCAGATGATCTACGCCCCCATGACCGTCCACGCGCACGGGGTGTGGAACGGACAGCCGGTCGACTACGAGAAGACCTACCCCAACAAGTGCACCATGGAGGCACGGACGGGAGCGGTGTTCGACACGGGACACTGA
- a CDS encoding DUF1707 and FHA domain-containing protein, whose amino-acid sequence MTSSFEFSTYPARLSDAERDKALQVLRDGVAMGRLSHDTFVRRMELALAARRSDELAALVADLPRENRFSRAVLGTVEAVSGFTVRLRRAWQAERLPKLLLPNPARTHPLRIGRDPANGLRLNHETVSRVHAELSRQGGMWVLRDLGSTNGTTVNGRRVIGSVVVREGDQVAFGRMAFRLAVS is encoded by the coding sequence GTGACGTCGTCTTTCGAGTTCTCCACGTACCCCGCGCGGCTGTCCGACGCGGAGCGTGACAAGGCGCTGCAGGTGCTGCGGGACGGCGTCGCCATGGGCCGGCTCTCGCACGACACGTTCGTGCGCCGCATGGAGCTGGCGCTGGCCGCCCGCCGCAGCGACGAACTGGCCGCCCTCGTCGCCGACCTGCCCCGCGAGAACCGTTTCTCCCGTGCCGTCCTCGGCACCGTCGAGGCCGTCTCGGGGTTCACCGTACGGCTGCGCCGGGCCTGGCAGGCCGAGCGGCTGCCCAAGCTGCTGCTGCCGAACCCCGCGCGCACCCACCCGCTGCGCATCGGCCGCGACCCGGCCAACGGGCTGCGCCTGAACCACGAGACCGTCTCCCGCGTGCACGCCGAACTCAGCCGCCAGGGCGGCATGTGGGTCCTGCGCGACCTCGGTTCCACCAACGGCACCACGGTCAACGGCCGCCGGGTGATCGGCTCGGTCGTCGTCCGCGAGGGCGACCAGGTCGCCTTCGGCCGGATGGCGTTCCGGCTCGCCGTGAGCTGA
- the treZ gene encoding malto-oligosyltrehalose trehalohydrolase: MQFEVWAPQADRVTLHCEGTTRALARDPERAGWWTGEAEAGDGARYGFALDDGPVRPDPRSRRQPDGPDGLSAVVNHGRHAWRTRWAGRGLPGAVLYELHVGTYTSEGTLDAAAARLEHLVELGITHVELMPLCPFPGRHGWGYEGVSPWAVHEPYGGPEALKRFVDRAHERGLGVVLDVVHNHLGPSGNHLPAFGPYFTETHHTPWGAAVNLDAPGSDEVRAYFIGSALAWLRDYRIDGLRLDAVHALHDTRAYHFLEELSAAVDGLAGELGRPLFLIAESDLNDPRLIAPRAEHGLGLHAQWNDDFHHALHTALTGESQGYYADFAEAPFAALAKTLTGGYFHDGTYSSFRGRHHGRPLDRARVAGHRLLGYSQTHDQVGNRAQGDRLSARLSPGLLACAATLTLTSPFTPMLFMGEEWAAGTPWQFFTDHTDPELAEAVRRGRRREFVAHGWAEEDVPDPQDPATRDRSVLDWSEPESEPHARVLAWYRRLIALRHEQPDLTDPDLADTRVAYDEESRWLAFRRGDVRVAVNLGKEAAAIPLGTRPALVLAAWDPVDPAGPDGLLHVPGESCVILSQP, encoded by the coding sequence GTGCAGTTCGAGGTGTGGGCACCGCAGGCAGACCGAGTGACGCTCCATTGCGAGGGCACCACGCGCGCGTTGGCGCGCGATCCCGAGCGCGCGGGCTGGTGGACGGGGGAGGCGGAGGCCGGGGACGGTGCCCGGTACGGGTTCGCGCTGGACGACGGTCCGGTGCGGCCCGACCCGCGCTCGCGCCGCCAGCCGGACGGCCCGGACGGGCTGAGCGCGGTCGTGAACCACGGGCGCCACGCGTGGCGTACGCGGTGGGCGGGGCGGGGGCTGCCGGGTGCCGTGCTGTACGAGCTGCACGTGGGCACGTACACCTCCGAGGGCACCCTGGACGCGGCGGCCGCCCGGCTGGAGCACCTGGTGGAACTGGGCATCACCCACGTGGAGTTGATGCCGCTGTGTCCGTTCCCGGGGCGGCACGGCTGGGGCTACGAGGGGGTGTCGCCGTGGGCGGTGCACGAGCCGTACGGCGGCCCGGAGGCGCTGAAACGCTTCGTCGACCGGGCGCATGAACGGGGGCTCGGTGTCGTCCTGGACGTCGTGCACAACCACCTGGGCCCGTCCGGCAATCACCTGCCCGCCTTCGGGCCGTACTTCACCGAGACGCACCACACGCCGTGGGGTGCGGCGGTGAACCTGGACGCGCCCGGCTCGGACGAGGTGCGCGCGTACTTCATCGGCAGCGCGCTGGCGTGGCTGCGGGACTACCGGATCGACGGGCTGCGGCTGGACGCGGTGCACGCGCTGCACGACACGCGCGCGTACCACTTCCTGGAGGAACTGTCGGCGGCCGTGGACGGCCTCGCCGGGGAACTGGGCCGGCCGCTGTTCCTGATCGCCGAGTCGGACCTGAACGACCCGCGGCTCATCGCCCCGCGCGCGGAGCACGGCCTCGGGCTGCACGCGCAGTGGAACGACGACTTCCACCACGCCCTGCACACCGCGCTGACCGGCGAGTCGCAGGGCTACTACGCGGACTTCGCCGAGGCTCCCTTCGCCGCCCTCGCCAAGACACTGACCGGCGGCTACTTCCACGACGGCACGTACTCCAGCTTCCGGGGCCGGCACCACGGCCGCCCGCTGGACCGCGCGCGGGTGGCCGGGCACCGGCTGCTCGGCTACAGCCAGACCCACGACCAGGTGGGCAATCGCGCCCAGGGCGACCGCCTGTCCGCCCGCCTCTCCCCCGGGCTGCTGGCCTGCGCGGCGACGCTGACGCTGACCTCGCCGTTCACGCCGATGCTGTTCATGGGCGAGGAGTGGGCGGCGGGCACGCCCTGGCAGTTCTTCACCGACCACACCGATCCGGAGCTGGCCGAGGCGGTACGGCGGGGCAGGCGGCGGGAGTTCGTGGCGCACGGCTGGGCCGAGGAGGACGTACCGGACCCGCAGGACCCGGCGACGCGGGACCGCTCCGTCCTGGACTGGTCGGAACCGGAGAGCGAGCCCCACGCGCGCGTGCTCGCCTGGTACCGGCGGCTGATCGCGCTCCGGCACGAGCAGCCGGACCTCACCGACCCCGACCTGGCCGACACGCGGGTGGCGTACGACGAGGAGTCCCGCTGGCTCGCCTTCCGGCGCGGTGACGTACGCGTGGCGGTGAACCTCGGCAAGGAAGCGGCGGCGATCCCCCTGGGCACCCGCCCCGCGCTGGTCCTCGCCGCCTGGGACCCGGTCGACCCCGCGGGCCCCGACGGCCTCCTCCACGTCCCCGGAGAGTCGTGCGTGATCCTCAGCCAGCCCTGA
- a CDS encoding aminoglycoside phosphotransferase family protein, with product MTQAPTPTAETVRRLVRSLLKEGGGGPAGPDVRPVTEGGEHSTWWVGTRHVLRFAPDREASLRQRRELRLRDLVRPHLPVAVPASVAHGEWAPGLGYTLDSAIPGGSAEEHDVSAVGEADLAALLTGMRAVPVRQAEALGVPRTAPRSLEALRRMAVHAAEHLAAADEFDAARLHQLTPPGAAQLAAQTGTAVLVHHDLKGEHLVVSADGRVRGVLDWTDAALGDPAEDIAGLVLAVGSGAAVRAATLAGYGPRPCLRGLWLARCDTVVRLADRLAGRDDSPLPLLRTQLERAWEPILLERLTDFKEEEQDP from the coding sequence ATGACCCAGGCACCGACCCCCACCGCGGAGACCGTCCGCAGGCTGGTCCGTTCGCTGCTCAAGGAGGGCGGCGGCGGTCCGGCGGGACCTGATGTGCGGCCTGTGACGGAGGGCGGTGAGCACTCCACGTGGTGGGTCGGCACCCGCCATGTGCTGCGGTTCGCCCCCGACCGCGAGGCTTCCCTGCGCCAGCGACGCGAACTGCGTCTGCGCGACCTGGTACGGCCGCACCTCCCCGTCGCCGTCCCGGCCAGCGTGGCGCACGGCGAGTGGGCACCGGGCCTCGGTTACACGCTCGACTCCGCGATCCCCGGCGGCAGCGCCGAGGAGCACGACGTCTCGGCCGTCGGCGAGGCCGACCTCGCTGCGCTGCTCACCGGAATGCGCGCGGTGCCCGTACGACAGGCCGAGGCGCTCGGCGTGCCGCGCACCGCCCCGCGCTCCCTGGAGGCGCTGCGCCGTATGGCCGTGCACGCGGCCGAACACCTCGCCGCCGCGGACGAGTTCGACGCCGCCCGGCTGCACCAGCTCACCCCGCCCGGCGCGGCTCAGCTCGCCGCACAGACCGGCACCGCCGTACTCGTCCACCACGACCTCAAGGGCGAGCATCTCGTGGTCAGTGCCGACGGCAGGGTGCGCGGCGTCCTCGACTGGACCGACGCGGCCCTGGGGGACCCGGCCGAGGACATCGCCGGGCTCGTCCTGGCCGTCGGCTCCGGCGCGGCGGTCCGCGCGGCCACCCTCGCCGGCTACGGCCCCCGCCCCTGCCTGCGCGGCTTGTGGCTGGCCCGCTGCGACACCGTCGTCCGCCTCGCCGACCGCCTGGCGGGCCGTGACGACAGCCCCCTGCCCCTGCTGCGCACCCAGCTGGAGCGCGCCTGGGAGCCGATCCTGCTGGAGCGCCTGACGGACTTCAAGGAGGAGGAGCAGGACCCTTAG
- a CDS encoding aminopeptidase P family protein encodes MTGSTPAPFTAADYRARMERAARSAADAGLAGLLVAPGPDMVWLTGYTPTAVTERLTVLVLTPGHDPVLVVPTLEAPDAEHATGASTLTLRDWTDGKDPYAVTAALLDGRGRFGISDNTWAMHLLGFQRALPDTSYAALTDALPMLRAVKDAAELELLAAAGAAADATFEEIRKVPFAGRRESDIGHDLADLLRRFGHSQVDFTIVGSGPNGANPHHEVGDRVIEHGDMVVLDFGGLKDGYGSDTTRTVHVGEPSEEESRVHDIVREAQEAGFSAVRPGAACQEVDRAARAVITDAGYGAYFIHRTGHGIGVTTHEPPYMIEGEEQPLVPGMCFSVEPGIYLPGRFGVRIEDIVTVTEDGGRRLNNTTRDMVIVD; translated from the coding sequence ATGACCGGTAGTACGCCCGCGCCCTTCACCGCCGCCGACTACAGGGCCCGTATGGAGCGGGCCGCGCGCTCCGCGGCCGACGCCGGCCTCGCGGGGCTGCTCGTGGCACCGGGACCGGACATGGTCTGGCTCACCGGTTACACGCCCACCGCCGTCACCGAACGGCTCACCGTGCTGGTCCTCACCCCCGGCCACGATCCCGTGCTCGTCGTGCCGACCCTGGAGGCCCCGGACGCCGAGCACGCGACCGGCGCGTCCACGCTCACCCTGCGCGACTGGACCGACGGCAAGGACCCCTACGCCGTCACCGCCGCCCTCCTCGACGGCCGCGGCCGGTTCGGCATCAGCGACAACACCTGGGCGATGCACCTGCTGGGCTTCCAGCGGGCCCTGCCCGACACCTCCTACGCCGCTCTCACCGACGCCCTCCCCATGCTGCGCGCCGTCAAGGACGCCGCGGAACTCGAACTCCTCGCGGCGGCCGGAGCCGCCGCCGATGCAACGTTCGAGGAGATCCGGAAGGTTCCCTTCGCCGGCCGCCGCGAGTCCGACATCGGTCACGACCTCGCGGACCTGCTGCGCCGCTTCGGCCACTCCCAGGTCGACTTCACCATCGTCGGCTCGGGTCCCAACGGCGCCAATCCGCACCATGAGGTCGGCGACCGCGTCATCGAGCACGGCGACATGGTCGTCCTGGACTTCGGCGGCCTGAAGGACGGCTACGGCTCCGACACCACCCGCACGGTCCACGTGGGCGAGCCGAGCGAGGAGGAGAGCCGGGTGCACGACATCGTGCGCGAGGCCCAGGAGGCGGGCTTCTCGGCCGTACGGCCCGGCGCCGCCTGCCAGGAGGTCGACCGCGCCGCCCGCGCGGTCATCACCGACGCCGGATACGGCGCGTACTTCATCCACCGCACCGGGCACGGCATCGGCGTCACCACACACGAGCCGCCGTACATGATCGAGGGCGAGGAACAGCCGCTCGTGCCCGGCATGTGCTTCTCCGTCGAGCCCGGCATCTATCTGCCCGGCCGCTTCGGGGTGCGCATCGAGGACATCGTCACGGTGACCGAGGACGGCGGCCGCCGCCTCAACAACACCACGCGCGACATGGTCATAGTGGACTGA
- a CDS encoding PDZ domain-containing protein: MEHTALRPKPMPGQDRREADTPGPAHRPHAAPRRGRRLRTVLFGLVTGTVLVLSGVGIGTVGATVISMSRLAELQRQASSAAPSAKATPTTPAGTPGSAPAALPWATLGIEAVDAGKPGALVVGVHVPGPGYTAGLVRGDVLLQFGSARVDTAADLARAVSHARPGKPVLLTLRHSGGGYQQLAVVPGVVT, from the coding sequence ATGGAACACACTGCGTTGCGTCCCAAGCCCATGCCGGGCCAGGACCGACGAGAGGCCGACACCCCCGGCCCCGCCCACCGCCCGCACGCCGCGCCCCGGCGCGGACGGCGACTGCGGACCGTGCTGTTCGGCCTGGTCACCGGCACCGTGCTGGTGCTGTCCGGCGTGGGCATCGGCACCGTCGGTGCCACGGTGATCAGTATGAGCAGGCTGGCCGAGCTGCAACGCCAGGCGTCGTCGGCCGCGCCGTCGGCCAAGGCCACGCCCACCACCCCCGCCGGCACTCCTGGCTCCGCCCCGGCCGCCCTGCCCTGGGCGACCCTGGGCATCGAGGCCGTCGACGCGGGCAAGCCGGGTGCGCTGGTCGTGGGCGTGCATGTGCCCGGACCCGGCTATACGGCCGGTCTGGTCCGCGGAGACGTCCTGCTGCAGTTCGGCTCCGCCCGCGTCGACACCGCCGCCGACCTCGCCCGGGCCGTGTCCCATGCCCGGCCCGGAAAGCCGGTGCTCCTCACCTTGCGTCACAGCGGCGGGGGCTATCAGCAGTTGGCGGTCGTGCCCGGGGTGGTGACCTGA
- the phsA gene encoding O-aminophenol oxidase PhsA, which produces MTETIGRLTEETTGDTGEQARAADELEPYVAPLTVPPLLRPAADDVLRETEIAVRPTWVRLHPQLPPTLMWGYDGQVPGPTIEVRRGQRVRIAWTNRIPKDAEYPVTSVEVPARAPGTPPASTEPGREGVEPDKDVAALPAWTVTHLHGAQTGGGNDGWADNAVGHGDAQLSEYPNDHQAVQWWYHDHAMNITRWNVMTGLYGTYLLRDDEEDALHLPSGEREIPLLLADRNLDTDEDGRLNGRLLHKTVIVQQSNPETGKPVSIPFTGPYTTVNGRIWPYAEVDPAWYRFRLVNASNARIFQLVLIDEDGNPVPGVVHQIGSDGGLLPRPVPVDFDGDLPTLTAAPAERFDLLVDFRALAGRTLRLVNKGPGRPAGVPDPAGDVRYPAVLEFRVGETCEEDTFELPEVLSGSFRRLTHDLPHGHRLILLTPPATKGAGGHPEIWELTEVEDPSGLQLPADGIVQVTGPDGTTKTYRRGSRTFNDGLGFTIPEGGYEQWSFLNLAPIVHPMHIHLADFQLLGRDAYDVSGFDPAVGGTRTPLRYDAGRTIPLAPNERGNKDVFRVPGSQMLRVMGRFDGAYGRFMYHCHLLEHEDMGMMRPFVVMPAEAMKFDHGAGHGGHGGHGGHGEGHMG; this is translated from the coding sequence TTGACCGAGACCATCGGCAGGCTCACCGAAGAGACCACGGGAGACACGGGGGAGCAGGCGCGGGCGGCCGACGAACTGGAGCCGTACGTGGCGCCGTTGACCGTGCCGCCCCTCCTGCGTCCCGCCGCGGACGACGTCTTACGCGAGACCGAGATCGCCGTGCGCCCGACCTGGGTGCGCCTCCACCCGCAGCTCCCGCCGACCCTGATGTGGGGGTACGACGGCCAGGTGCCCGGCCCGACCATCGAGGTGCGCCGCGGACAGCGCGTCCGTATCGCCTGGACCAACCGCATACCGAAGGACGCCGAGTACCCGGTCACCTCGGTCGAGGTGCCCGCCCGCGCGCCCGGCACCCCGCCCGCCTCGACCGAACCGGGCCGCGAGGGCGTCGAGCCGGACAAGGACGTCGCCGCCCTGCCCGCCTGGACGGTGACCCACCTGCACGGCGCGCAGACCGGCGGTGGCAACGACGGCTGGGCGGACAACGCCGTGGGCCACGGCGACGCCCAGCTGTCGGAGTATCCGAACGACCACCAGGCGGTGCAGTGGTGGTATCACGACCACGCCATGAACATCACGCGGTGGAACGTGATGACGGGCCTGTACGGCACCTACCTCCTCCGTGACGACGAGGAGGACGCCCTTCATCTGCCGTCCGGGGAGCGGGAGATACCGCTGCTGCTCGCCGACCGCAACCTCGACACCGACGAGGACGGCCGTCTCAACGGCCGGCTGCTGCACAAGACGGTGATCGTCCAGCAGAGCAACCCGGAGACCGGAAAGCCGGTCTCCATCCCCTTCACCGGCCCGTACACCACGGTCAACGGCCGCATCTGGCCGTACGCCGAGGTGGACCCCGCCTGGTACCGCTTCCGGCTGGTCAACGCCTCGAACGCGCGCATCTTCCAGCTCGTGCTGATCGACGAGGACGGCAACCCGGTACCGGGTGTCGTGCACCAGATCGGCAGCGACGGCGGGCTGCTGCCGCGTCCGGTGCCGGTCGACTTCGACGGGGACCTGCCCACGCTGACCGCCGCGCCGGCCGAGCGCTTCGACCTGCTGGTCGACTTCCGCGCGCTGGCGGGCCGCACCCTGCGCCTGGTGAACAAGGGTCCGGGCCGGCCGGCGGGCGTGCCGGACCCGGCCGGCGACGTGCGCTACCCGGCCGTCCTGGAGTTCCGGGTCGGCGAGACCTGCGAGGAGGACACCTTCGAACTGCCCGAGGTGCTCTCCGGCTCCTTCCGCCGGCTGACCCACGATCTGCCGCACGGCCACCGCCTCATCCTGCTCACCCCGCCCGCCACCAAGGGTGCCGGCGGCCACCCGGAGATCTGGGAGCTGACCGAGGTCGAGGACCCGAGCGGCTTGCAGCTCCCGGCCGACGGCATCGTGCAGGTCACCGGGCCCGACGGCACCACGAAGACATACCGGCGCGGCTCCCGGACGTTCAATGACGGACTCGGCTTCACCATCCCCGAGGGCGGCTACGAACAGTGGAGCTTCCTCAACCTCGCGCCCATCGTCCACCCCATGCACATCCACCTGGCCGACTTCCAACTGCTCGGCAGGGACGCCTACGACGTCTCGGGCTTCGACCCGGCCGTCGGCGGCACCCGCACGCCGCTGCGGTACGACGCCGGCCGGACGATCCCGCTCGCGCCCAACGAGCGGGGCAACAAGGACGTCTTCCGGGTGCCGGGCAGTCAGATGCTGCGGGTCATGGGCCGCTTCGACGGGGCGTACGGCCGGTTCATGTACCACTGCCATCTGCTGGAGCACGAGGACATGGGCATGATGCGGCCGTTCGTCGTCATGCCGGCCGAGGCCATGAAGTTCGACCACGGCGCGGGACACGGCGGACACGGCGGGCACGGCGGCCATGGCGAGGGGCACATGGGCTGA